CAGTCCCCACGAGGAGATATTTTCTCATCAATCACTTCCTTCAAGGTATAAGAGCGCAGCGCGGGTCTTACTGAGATCAACACGAATCCTTAGCTCTTTCAATTGGGTGTCAAGTTGCGCAATAAATGCCTGAACCAGAGTTGAAAAATCTGACAGAAGATTTTGATACGCCGGTAGTGTGGCTTCAGCATATTGCTTGGCTTCAGGAAGGAGTCGCTGTTGATAATGTTCTGCTTGCCTTAATAATTTTTGCCAAAGAGCATATTGTTGCCCAACTTCAGAAGTCATCTTACGATAATCTGATTCTTGCAATTCCCGGGTGGCATGCAGATTTGCCAAGCTCTGCGCCAAATGTCGATCTTGTCTTTGGGCCGTAAAAATAGGCAGATCAAAACCAACTTGAGCTCCGACAAAATCAGCGCGCCGGCTTGTGCGGCCAGTGTTCGTTCCTTGCCGAAAACCATAATGTAGTCCTAAATTCCATCCAGGTTTGTATTGTTCCTCTGCGTGCGCTACTTCTTGTCTGCTGGCAGCAACAAGGGATGCATCGCTTTTTATGTGGGGATGTTGATTTATTTTTTGCTGTAACAAGTGTTGAGCGGGAGGTTGGGGCCAAACTGGTAATCTATCGGGTAGTGCTAGCCCTGCAATTTCTTGACCAATCCAACGACCCAGTCTTGCACGCAGTGTTGCAATTTGCTGCTCTATTTGGATGTGGCGGTTTTCAATATTGGATAATTCCAGTTGTGCCCGAAGCACGTCATGTTGGCGGGTTTTTCCCACTGCCAGCATAGATTCAGTGACATCGACGAGGTGCTTGAAAGTACCCATCATCTCATCAACAATTTTTGCAGCTTGGGTCCAATAGTAAATCTCTAACCACTCAGTGCGAACGGTCAGGAGAATACTGGCCTTGGTGTTCTGACCGCGGAATTGCTCAGCTTTTGCCATCAATTCCTTCTGCTGCGATTTGATAGACAAAGATTGACCTTTCGGGAAAGCCTGAGCAACGCTAAATTTAATCTGGGTCATGTTTTCTTGGGTTAAGCTAAAGTTATCGGTTGGAACATTTATGATCCCCGCTTGTATAGTTGGGTCTGGCAGCTCACCAGCTGCAACGGCAGCTTCCCTTAAAGCTTGTTCTTTATACCTGATCTGAGCGATCTCGGGAGCTGTTTCTAAGGCAATTTTTTCTATTTTCTCCAGAGTCAATGCAGATAAGTGTTCAGCATTTACGTTTTGGCAAAAAGAGAAGGTTACCATAAGCATGGTTCCCCAGAAGGAAAAATTACCACGCCTTAATGTATCTGCCAATTTATCTCCTAACACCAGCAGGTTTTTTTGCCTCTTATTGCTGATCATTACGCCTACCTGATTGTCAATTATAGTTTTAAAAATTGTACCAATATACTCGTTGAATTTCAAACTGTGGGTATATAATGGAAAACCCTGCAAACTTTCTTGGTTTCTACGCAGGCTTAGGTTAGACTGCGGTCATGGTTAAAGGATTTAAAGGTAGAGTGCACATTGGTTAACCAAACCGTTACTAAACCTATCCCTCCAGCCTCTCTTGCACAGGAGCAGAGGGCAGAAGATGTGGTCCGTCAAGAACTGGCAAATGCCTATCAGATTTTAGCACGACTGGGCTATGATGATCTGACCTACACTCATCTTTCCGCTCGAGTGCCAGGATCGCAAAGCTTTTTTATGCATCCCCTGGGTTTGCTTTTCGAAGAAGTTGAACCCGATAACCTTTTGCAGATGAATCTGACAGGAGAGGTCTTGCACGGCACACAGGCGCAATACAATCAAACCGGATACATTATGCATAGCGCATTGTATCAAAATCGCCTGGATATCAATGCGATTTTTCACTTACATACCACGGCAGGAGTTTCCGTATCCGCAATGCAGTGTGGTTTGTTGCCCTTAAGTCAGTTTGCACTGCATTTTTTTAATCGCATGTCCTACTCTGACTATGATGCTCTTGTATTAGATCCAAAGCGGCATGGAGAAAAATTGGTGCGAGATTTGGGACAAAACAAAGCGATGCTGTTGCGTAATCATGGAACTTTGACCCTTGGTTCTACAATTCAGGAGGCTTTTTTCTATACCAATTTTCTGGAAAAAGCTTGCCAAGTGCAGTGCCAAGTTCTAGGATCTGGTGAGTCTTATATGGTGCCCGCAGACGATGTATGCGAGCAGGCTCGAGGAGATATGCAAAATTTTGAGACAGATTTGGGCGTAAGAGATTGGGCTGCATTGGTGCGTAAGTTTGGTTTGGAGTCTAAGGGATAGGATCTTCCCTGAAACATTGACTTTCGCCCTGGATCCATTCTAAAAAAGTAGAGTAGT
This sequence is a window from Pseudomonadota bacterium. Protein-coding genes within it:
- a CDS encoding TolC family protein produces the protein MISNKRQKNLLVLGDKLADTLRRGNFSFWGTMLMVTFSFCQNVNAEHLSALTLEKIEKIALETAPEIAQIRYKEQALREAAVAAGELPDPTIQAGIINVPTDNFSLTQENMTQIKFSVAQAFPKGQSLSIKSQQKELMAKAEQFRGQNTKASILLTVRTEWLEIYYWTQAAKIVDEMMGTFKHLVDVTESMLAVGKTRQHDVLRAQLELSNIENRHIQIEQQIATLRARLGRWIGQEIAGLALPDRLPVWPQPPAQHLLQQKINQHPHIKSDASLVAASRQEVAHAEEQYKPGWNLGLHYGFRQGTNTGRTSRRADFVGAQVGFDLPIFTAQRQDRHLAQSLANLHATRELQESDYRKMTSEVGQQYALWQKLLRQAEHYQQRLLPEAKQYAEATLPAYQNLLSDFSTLVQAFIAQLDTQLKELRIRVDLSKTRAALLYLEGSD
- a CDS encoding class II aldolase/adducin family protein, whose amino-acid sequence is MVNQTVTKPIPPASLAQEQRAEDVVRQELANAYQILARLGYDDLTYTHLSARVPGSQSFFMHPLGLLFEEVEPDNLLQMNLTGEVLHGTQAQYNQTGYIMHSALYQNRLDINAIFHLHTTAGVSVSAMQCGLLPLSQFALHFFNRMSYSDYDALVLDPKRHGEKLVRDLGQNKAMLLRNHGTLTLGSTIQEAFFYTNFLEKACQVQCQVLGSGESYMVPADDVCEQARGDMQNFETDLGVRDWAALVRKFGLESKG